In Trichomycterus rosablanca isolate fTriRos1 chromosome 20, fTriRos1.hap1, whole genome shotgun sequence, one DNA window encodes the following:
- the LOC134334241 gene encoding arf-GAP domain and FG repeat-containing protein 1-like produces the protein MRIPALFGEPLGSAMGSAHQEEPAVSAPKRLFNFTTSACGVPVRAPEITTLTFCLVLSYEKEIKKVMALGLESAPIVHVRSGVFNLWSPPTNPFVSTAVPQAAMQTNPFQANGGGAAAASFGPGSMSMPAGFGNSAAYNLPTSFSGNFQQPFPGQSFPQPQAYTQQQNGGGFASFGQGKAVVPQYGQHMAATGVTSNPFLAGASVAQFPTGNFSTNPFL, from the exons ATGCGAATTCCGGCTCTTTTTGGTGAGCCACTTGGCTCAGCCATGGGCTCAGCTCACCAAGAAGAGCCGGCTGTTTCTGCTCCTAAACGGCTCTTCAATTTTACCACTTCTGCCTGTGGAGTGCCTGTCCGTGCCCCGGAGATCACCACCCTAACATTCTGCCTTGTTTTAAGTTACgaaaaggaaataaagaaagtaatGGCTCTTGGACTGGAGTCGGCTCCCATTGTTCAC GTTagatcaggggttttcaacctgtgga GTCCACCAACAAATCCTTTTGTCTCTACTGCTGTGCCACAGGCTGCCATGCAAACTAATCCATTTCAGGCCAATGGAGGAGGAGCAGCAGCAG CATCATTTGGACCAGGCTCTATGAGCATGCCTGCTGGCTTTGGCAACTCGGCTGCCTACAACCTCCCCACAAGCTTCAGTGGAAACTTCCAGCAGCCCTTTCCTGGTCAAAGCTTCCCCCAGCCACAGGCATACACTCAGCAACAAAACG GTGGAGGTTTTGCTTCATTTGGTCAGGGTAAGGCTGTAGTACCTCAATATGGACAGCACATGGCTGCAACTGGAGTTACCAGTAACCCATTTTTG